A region of Oryctolagus cuniculus chromosome 3, mOryCun1.1, whole genome shotgun sequence DNA encodes the following proteins:
- the LOC138848879 gene encoding uncharacterized protein: MSEPHLCCQHCDLCEQERLQRLDSRRPGPGTLPPLPHSHHHITPWRRKVGGCAPGRSGEGPQSRGAGGCSPFAGTAAEREGLPRRRRGGRRGRRLRTRRRGRSSTRGVRRRGAGLPSPGSRADARRSPSVRRAGPGHQRAAREREWLGARLAVTPGPARGRRRQRQEQKRARGAAGFPRTAAEGSAGRSPRWRSWSPSPFSLTGLRHTRGCRLQEGDERPAEGTAEKQRRWRGRAPAASSGPWPTSASVPTSHAFREALLGELPVAVGCGEVAAAQRSAFRGSERPGGRQVCCPGAGGARSSGAGLGARRSVRVPLPTDRSGRGLFRMCDTCAHRPVQGGGRPTPSSSLAALKRIQGTKSRTGETQDSGVGACAGGFVGLQGWSLGVPASRAVFRGLRIVGDGALAWRLTGETPASRPCPARAPRGGLWPQFAQ; this comes from the exons ATGTCCGAGCCTCATCTCTGTTGCCAGCACTGTGACCTCTGTGAA CAAGAACGTCTACAGAGGCTAGATTCTAGGCGCCCCGGTCCCGGAACGCTCCCGCCTCTTCCCCACTCTCACCACCACATCACTCCCTGGAGGAGGAAGGTGGGCGGCTGCGCGCCCGGCCGGTCAGGTGAGGGCCCCCAGTCCCGAGGCGCAGGCGGCTGCAGCCCATTCGCTGGCACCGCCGCCGAGCGGGAGGGGCTGCCCCGGAGGCGCCGGGGAGGAAGGCGAGGCCGGAGACTGAGGACGCGGAGGAGAGGCCGCAGCTCGACGCGGGGCGTGCGCCGGCGCGGGGCCGGCCTCCCTTCGCCGGGGTCGCGGGCGGACGCACGCCGCAGTCCGAGCGTCAGACGCGCGGGCCCGGGCCACCAGC GCGCGGCGCGAGAACGTGAGTGGCTCGGTGCGCGTCTGGCGGTGACACCTGGTCCTGCTCGGGGGCGGCGACGGCAGCGGCAGGAGCAGAAGCGGGCGCGGGGAGCTGCTGGGTTCCCTAGAACAGCGGCCGAGGGATCTGCCGGGCGCTCTCCGCGCTGGCGAAGCTGGTCGCCAAGCCCCTTCTCCCTCACGGGTCTCCGACACACCCGCGGGTGCCGGCTCCAGGAAGGGGACGAGCGCCCGGCCGAGGGCACAGCCGAAAAACAGCGCCGGTGGCGCGGGCGAGCACCCGCTGCCTCCTCCGGTCCGTGGCCAACTTCGGCGTCCGTGCCCACGTCCCACGCGTTCCGGGAAGCTCTACTCGGAGAGCTCCCTGTGGCAGTCGGGTGTGGAGAGGTCGCTGCGGCCCAGCGCAGCGCCTTCCGGGGCAGCGAGCGACCCGGAGGGCGCCAGGTGTGTTGCCCTGGTGCTGGTGGGGCAAGGAGCTcaggggccgggctgggcgcGCGCAGGAGTGTGCGCGTTCCACTCCCCACGGACAGATCTGGGCGTGGGCTTTTTCGGATGTGCGACACCTGCGCGCATCGCCCGGTTCAGGGCGGGGGGAGGCCGACGCCTAGCTCCAGTCTCGCTGCCCTAAAGAGGATTCAGGGAACCAAAAGCCGAACGGGAGAGACACAAGACAGCGGGGTGGGAGCGTGTGCGGGGGGCTTTGTTGGCCTGCAGGGGTGGTCTCTGGGGGTCCCAGCCAGCCGCGCTGTCTTCCGAGGTTTGAGAATTGTCGGGGACGGCGCGCTGGCATGGAGGTTGACTGGAGAGACCCCCGCCTCCCGTCCCTGCCCTGCCCGGGCTCCCCGCGGGGGCCTCTGGCCACAGTTCGCCCAATGA